The following coding sequences lie in one Alloacidobacterium dinghuense genomic window:
- the allB gene encoding allantoinase AllB produces MTKVFISQHVLTPVGIRPAAVIVDGEKIVGLRELHEIPPNVETVDCGRYALLPGLVDAHTHINEPGRTDWEGFETGTMAAAAGGFTTLIDMPLNCLPATTTVAALEAKRNAASGKCMVDWCAWGGISEHNTEHLELLAANGVRGFKCFLADPGIDGFARVDEAELRTAAKHIVRTGLPLLTHAELPGPIQLAGVTLTQADWRKYGTWLASRPDEAEIEAIRLMLGLSEEYGFRLHIVHLATAYAIPDLCRARERGVRVTIETCPHYLHFAAETIPDGSTLHKCAPPIRSAANREALWEALKEGVIDLIGTDHSPCPPTLKRLNDGNFQTAWGGIASLSVALPAVWSGMRIRGFNLGDLARWMSANPAALASIDHHKGAIAEGRDADLVVFDPDREIGVVAEGLHTRHLVSPYLGERMYGKVLATWLRGEQVFVDGKFPSSCRGREVR; encoded by the coding sequence ATGACCAAGGTCTTCATATCTCAGCATGTCCTGACTCCAGTTGGCATTCGCCCCGCAGCGGTGATTGTTGACGGAGAAAAAATCGTTGGTCTCCGTGAACTGCACGAAATTCCCCCGAATGTCGAGACTGTAGATTGTGGTCGCTATGCTCTTCTGCCTGGCCTTGTCGATGCGCATACACATATCAACGAACCGGGCAGGACTGATTGGGAAGGCTTTGAAACCGGAACCATGGCGGCCGCTGCCGGCGGATTTACTACTCTGATCGACATGCCTCTTAACTGCCTTCCGGCAACAACAACGGTTGCCGCGCTCGAAGCCAAGCGAAACGCAGCGAGCGGCAAGTGCATGGTGGATTGGTGCGCGTGGGGTGGCATTTCCGAGCACAATACCGAACATCTAGAGTTGTTGGCAGCGAATGGGGTTCGAGGCTTTAAATGCTTTCTTGCTGATCCCGGAATCGATGGCTTTGCGCGTGTGGATGAAGCCGAATTGCGGACCGCCGCCAAGCATATCGTCCGGACGGGACTGCCGTTGCTTACTCATGCCGAACTGCCTGGGCCAATTCAGTTGGCTGGAGTCACCCTGACCCAAGCAGACTGGCGGAAATATGGGACTTGGCTGGCATCGCGTCCTGATGAGGCGGAGATCGAAGCCATTCGCCTTATGTTGGGCCTGAGCGAGGAATATGGCTTCCGATTACACATCGTTCATCTAGCCACCGCCTATGCCATTCCAGACTTATGCAGGGCGCGTGAGAGGGGCGTCCGCGTCACAATTGAAACGTGTCCACATTATCTGCACTTTGCCGCTGAAACAATTCCCGACGGAAGCACTTTGCATAAGTGCGCACCTCCGATCCGAAGCGCTGCGAACCGCGAAGCCCTGTGGGAGGCGTTGAAAGAAGGTGTGATCGACCTGATTGGAACCGATCACTCACCGTGTCCACCGACGTTGAAGCGACTAAATGACGGCAATTTTCAGACCGCATGGGGTGGGATTGCCAGTCTCTCGGTCGCGCTGCCGGCGGTTTGGAGCGGGATGCGTATTAGGGGCTTCAATCTTGGCGACCTTGCGCGATGGATGAGCGCAAATCCTGCAGCCCTGGCAAGCATCGACCATCACAAGGGCGCAATTGCCGAGGGTCGCGATGCAGATCTTGTCGTCTTCGACCCGGATAGAGAGATTGGAGTCGTAGCGGAAGGCTTACATACGCGCCACCTCGTCTCGCCGTATCTTGGCGAACGGATGTATGGAAAGGTCTTAGCAACCTGGCTTCGAGGAGAGCAAGTATTCGTTGACGGCAAGTTTCCCAGTAGTTGTAGGGGCAGGGAAGTCCGTTGA
- a CDS encoding hydantoinase B/oxoprolinase family protein — protein MNPISPIELSIFQSAMHSIAEEMGAALRRTSFSPNIKERRDYSCAIFDGLGQVIAMGDHMPVHLGSMPMSVRAAVDALSLECGDIGILNDPYRGGTHLPDITMVMPVFDEAATEEKVQPTFYVATRAHHADVGGQYPGSMGLCREVYQEGLRIPPVKIVRGGSIDRSVLEILLHNVRTPIEREGDLQAQIGACRVGELRLKEIIKKYRPPMIQHLAQELFDYSECLTRAELSRMPAGEFDAEDFLDDDGHGSGPLRIRVRLTIDPVAAAAKVDFSGTHSQIESSLNAVLAITYSAVFYVFRCLLPAHAPATAGLMRPITLTAPEDTIVNAQLPAPVAGGNVETSQRIVDVLLRALAAVMPCRVPAASSGTMTNLTIGGIDPHHHRPFAYYETTAGGAGARPDRDGIAGVHTNMTNSLNTPIEALEYAYPFRAVRYGYRSGSGGKGRFSGGDGLVRELELLTDAQVTLLADRQRIGPYGLHGGADGTPGRVFIRHEGEEKRIPGKCSIRAVKGDIIRVETPGGGGWGDLS, from the coding sequence GTGAATCCCATCAGTCCCATCGAGCTGTCAATCTTTCAAAGCGCGATGCATTCGATTGCTGAAGAGATGGGTGCCGCGTTGCGGCGAACTTCGTTCTCGCCAAATATCAAGGAGCGGCGCGATTATTCGTGCGCCATTTTCGATGGGCTGGGGCAAGTGATCGCCATGGGTGACCACATGCCCGTACACCTGGGATCAATGCCAATGTCGGTGAGAGCCGCAGTCGACGCGCTTTCGCTGGAGTGCGGCGATATTGGGATTCTGAATGACCCATATCGCGGCGGGACACATTTGCCGGATATCACAATGGTGATGCCGGTCTTTGACGAAGCCGCAACCGAAGAGAAAGTCCAGCCAACCTTTTACGTAGCTACACGGGCCCATCACGCTGACGTCGGTGGGCAGTATCCCGGATCCATGGGATTGTGCCGCGAGGTTTACCAGGAAGGTCTGCGGATTCCACCGGTCAAGATTGTTCGCGGCGGCTCGATCGATCGCTCAGTCTTGGAAATTCTGCTGCACAACGTTCGTACACCGATCGAACGCGAAGGGGATTTGCAGGCGCAGATTGGAGCTTGCCGTGTTGGTGAGCTACGACTTAAGGAAATCATCAAGAAATATCGGCCGCCGATGATCCAACACCTCGCGCAGGAATTGTTCGATTATTCTGAATGCCTTACGCGCGCAGAGCTTTCAAGAATGCCTGCGGGAGAGTTTGATGCAGAGGACTTTTTGGATGATGATGGACACGGCAGTGGACCGCTTCGGATTCGGGTAAGGCTAACAATCGATCCGGTCGCAGCAGCGGCTAAGGTTGATTTTTCCGGTACCCACTCGCAGATAGAGAGCAGCCTGAACGCCGTCCTGGCGATTACCTATTCCGCGGTCTTCTATGTCTTCCGCTGTTTGTTGCCCGCGCATGCTCCGGCAACGGCAGGTTTGATGCGGCCGATCACGCTAACAGCGCCAGAGGATACGATTGTCAACGCTCAACTTCCCGCGCCAGTGGCTGGGGGAAATGTTGAAACCTCCCAGCGAATTGTTGACGTACTGCTTCGCGCGCTAGCTGCGGTCATGCCGTGTCGTGTGCCTGCTGCAAGCAGTGGCACGATGACCAACCTGACAATTGGCGGTATCGATCCGCATCACCATCGTCCTTTTGCTTACTATGAAACCACGGCGGGAGGAGCTGGCGCTCGACCCGATCGCGATGGCATTGCAGGGGTTCACACCAACATGACGAATTCACTGAACACGCCGATTGAGGCCCTGGAATACGCGTATCCGTTCCGTGCTGTGCGGTATGGCTATCGGTCTGGTTCGGGAGGAAAAGGCCGTTTTTCCGGCGGTGACGGATTAGTTCGAGAACTTGAGTTGCTTACGGACGCACAGGTGACTTTGCTGGCGGATCGGCAGAGAATCGGGCCATACGGACTGCATGGAGGGGCGGATGGAACTCCAGGGCGAGTCTTCATTCGGCACGAAGGTGAGGAGAAGCGAATTCCTGGGAAATGCAGTATCCGGGCTGTCAAGGGGGATATCATTCGTGTCGAAACTCCGGGTGGCGGAGGCTGGGGAGACCTCAGCTAG
- a CDS encoding xanthine dehydrogenase family protein molybdopterin-binding subunit — MLKERIVGTPALRKEGVAKVRGEARYIDDISFPDMIYGATVRSSVPRGRVVKIEFGEGIPWDEFVVVSARDIPGENVIALINKDWPCLVSEQVNHPEEPILLLGHRDRHLLPKAVAAVRIEYETLPSVHSIEESERGDVIVWGEDNIFKKFLIHKGDVDAAWNQADFIVEGEYTTGAQEHLYIENNGVIAAYTPEEGLTIWGSMQCPYYVHKSLVGLTRLPEDKVRIIQVETGGAFGGKEDYPSMIGAHAALLAMKSGRPVKIMYDRLEDMVATTKRHPSRSRIRTAVSKDGKLLAADIDFALDGGAYSTLSPTVLSRGTIHAGGPYCWPNIRVRSKAFATNCPPHGAFRGFGAPQSLFAIERHMDRVAEAIGMAPEELRRRNFLHKGLTTATGQEIREDVDLEHLLSRALELSDYYAKRERFDRENPGAKKKKGIGIAAFLHGSGFTGSGERYLNSVAAVDATAEGKVRVLVSSTEFGQGTNTILCQIAAEALRIDYEAVEIVQPDTSMVPNTGPTVASRTTMIVGKLVHSAAIGLQQTLQASGLLGESWTTDEFSAAAKEYIARHGRLYSSSRYEPPPNVYWDDVNYRGEAYPAFAWAVYVAEVTVDMVTYGVTVDDFVAVQEVGRVLNPVLATGQIEGGVAQGIGYALYEKVQWEQGRMRNGQMTNYIIPTSQDIPPIRVFFEEIPFTYGAYGAKGIGELPMDGPAPAIVNAVSHATGEDFNGIPLLPEDICLRLRFSHAVPTEAFAV, encoded by the coding sequence TTGCTGAAGGAGCGTATCGTCGGGACACCAGCTCTTCGTAAAGAAGGAGTGGCGAAGGTGCGCGGCGAGGCGCGCTATATCGATGACATTTCGTTTCCCGATATGATCTATGGCGCCACCGTGCGCAGCAGTGTCCCACGCGGACGCGTCGTAAAAATCGAATTCGGAGAAGGCATCCCTTGGGATGAATTTGTAGTCGTGAGCGCGAGGGATATTCCCGGTGAAAACGTTATTGCACTTATCAATAAGGATTGGCCGTGCCTCGTCAGTGAGCAAGTAAACCATCCTGAAGAGCCAATCTTGTTGCTGGGACATCGGGATCGCCATCTGCTCCCCAAGGCTGTGGCGGCTGTGCGGATCGAATACGAAACACTACCTAGTGTTCATTCCATAGAAGAGAGCGAGCGCGGTGATGTGATCGTCTGGGGCGAGGATAATATCTTCAAAAAGTTTCTGATCCACAAGGGCGATGTGGACGCGGCGTGGAACCAGGCCGATTTCATCGTCGAGGGCGAGTATACAACTGGTGCACAGGAACATCTATACATCGAGAACAATGGCGTGATTGCCGCCTATACGCCAGAAGAAGGCCTGACCATCTGGGGCTCGATGCAATGCCCCTATTATGTGCATAAGTCGCTCGTCGGGTTGACGCGATTACCGGAGGACAAGGTCCGTATTATTCAAGTTGAAACTGGAGGAGCCTTTGGCGGCAAAGAAGACTATCCATCGATGATCGGAGCGCACGCCGCGCTCCTTGCGATGAAGTCCGGACGTCCGGTGAAGATCATGTACGACCGTTTGGAGGACATGGTCGCCACCACCAAGCGGCATCCATCGCGCAGTCGCATTCGCACTGCAGTTAGCAAGGACGGCAAGCTGCTTGCCGCTGACATTGATTTTGCACTCGATGGCGGCGCGTACTCGACCCTATCGCCCACCGTGTTGTCGCGTGGAACGATACACGCCGGTGGTCCATATTGCTGGCCCAACATACGCGTACGTTCGAAGGCGTTTGCCACGAATTGCCCTCCACATGGAGCTTTCCGCGGATTTGGAGCTCCGCAGAGTCTCTTTGCTATTGAGCGCCACATGGATCGCGTGGCAGAGGCCATTGGTATGGCGCCAGAAGAACTTCGGCGAAGGAACTTCCTACACAAGGGTTTGACTACGGCTACAGGTCAGGAAATTCGTGAGGATGTGGATCTCGAGCACCTGCTTTCCCGCGCGCTCGAGCTATCCGATTATTATGCGAAGCGCGAGCGCTTCGACCGGGAGAATCCGGGTGCGAAGAAGAAAAAGGGAATCGGCATTGCGGCCTTCCTGCATGGCTCCGGGTTTACTGGCTCGGGCGAACGCTATTTGAATTCTGTAGCTGCTGTGGACGCGACGGCCGAGGGAAAGGTACGCGTGCTCGTCTCAAGCACTGAATTTGGTCAGGGAACGAATACGATCCTGTGTCAGATTGCGGCAGAGGCGCTTCGCATTGATTATGAAGCCGTTGAGATCGTGCAGCCGGACACCAGTATGGTGCCCAACACGGGGCCTACCGTGGCGTCGCGAACGACAATGATCGTCGGCAAACTAGTGCATTCTGCTGCGATCGGATTGCAACAGACTCTGCAGGCGAGTGGCTTGCTCGGAGAAAGTTGGACGACCGATGAATTCTCTGCTGCTGCAAAAGAATACATCGCAAGACATGGCCGACTATATTCGAGCAGCCGCTATGAACCGCCGCCCAATGTTTATTGGGATGACGTGAACTACCGCGGAGAGGCATATCCGGCATTTGCCTGGGCAGTTTACGTTGCAGAGGTGACCGTAGATATGGTCACGTATGGCGTCACCGTTGATGACTTTGTCGCCGTGCAGGAGGTGGGTCGCGTATTGAACCCGGTGCTCGCCACAGGACAAATCGAAGGAGGGGTGGCGCAAGGCATAGGCTACGCTCTCTACGAAAAGGTCCAATGGGAACAGGGACGAATGAGGAATGGGCAGATGACGAATTACATTATCCCTACCTCACAGGACATTCCGCCTATCCGCGTCTTCTTCGAAGAGATTCCGTTCACATATGGTGCGTATGGTGCTAAGGGGATTGGCGAATTGCCGATGGACGGGCCAGCACCGGCTATTGTTAACGCTGTCTCGCATGCTACGGGCGAAGACTTCAACGGAATTCCCCTACTGCCGGAAGACATCTGTTTGCGCCTCAGGTTTAGCCATGCCGTTCCTACAGAGGCGTTTGCCGTATGA
- a CDS encoding hydantoinase/oxoprolinase family protein, with amino-acid sequence MRVAIDSGGTFTDCIAFERGVMKITKVFSTPANPTDAILSAVHQAAPSGVRISVRHGTTVGTNALLERKGAKVAFVTTAGFEDTIAIGRQARPVLYDWFMEAPPCLIPAALRFGVPERTSAEGAILRRPTDRELDDLRESIGKSGAEAIALSLLFSFANSTNERLVAEALKPLGLPLSVSHRILPEFREYERASTVVVNAYLGPKVGSYIHNLQESLIAAYPGAGLHVMQSSGGIISSAVASEEPVRTVLSGPAGGVIGAARIAARAGLSKIIAFDMGGTSTDVSLIDLASEDARTTNESHISGLPIAVPMLDIHTVGAGGGSIAYFDAGGLLHVGPESSGAEPGPICYGKGERPTVTDANLLLGRLDAANFLGGSLQLDQERTRYWTKKVSGPLGSVETFALGTIRLAEAAMEKAIRVISVERGHDPREFTLLSFGGAGPLHACALARSLAIPRVLIPPMPGALSALGILLADHVRDFSRTIMIPYDEVLIKAYFLELEQHGLKAMAQEGLAGRVSRSIDLRYVGQGYEVNVPAGEAVPGRFHSLHRKRYGYADETRAIEIVNLRVRFMVEAEPWEPPALPIKPGDGKEARMKKTSVYFGEEPMEAWVYVRDLLTAGDRFTGPAIITEYSATTVIPPADSVFVDQFGNVIIEVVHA; translated from the coding sequence ATGCGGGTTGCGATCGATAGCGGGGGCACTTTTACGGATTGCATTGCGTTTGAGCGCGGAGTGATGAAGATTACGAAGGTCTTCTCAACGCCTGCTAATCCTACCGATGCCATTCTTTCTGCCGTCCATCAGGCGGCGCCCTCGGGAGTGCGCATTTCTGTACGCCACGGCACGACGGTGGGAACGAATGCCCTTCTGGAACGCAAGGGCGCCAAGGTTGCCTTCGTCACGACGGCGGGATTTGAAGACACGATTGCCATAGGGAGACAAGCGCGTCCAGTACTTTATGACTGGTTCATGGAGGCCCCGCCTTGCCTGATTCCTGCTGCTCTTCGATTTGGGGTGCCGGAGCGAACCAGTGCCGAGGGGGCTATTTTGCGCAGGCCAACGGATCGCGAGTTAGATGATCTGCGCGAATCCATCGGTAAAAGCGGCGCTGAAGCGATTGCGCTCTCTCTACTCTTTTCATTCGCCAATTCGACCAATGAGAGATTGGTGGCTGAGGCGCTAAAACCACTGGGCCTACCGCTTTCGGTTTCCCACCGGATTTTGCCGGAATTCCGCGAATACGAGCGTGCTTCGACGGTGGTTGTGAATGCCTATCTTGGTCCAAAGGTTGGGTCGTATATCCATAACTTGCAAGAGTCATTGATCGCGGCTTATCCGGGCGCAGGACTGCATGTGATGCAGTCTTCAGGCGGCATCATCTCCTCCGCAGTCGCATCTGAGGAGCCGGTGCGGACTGTTCTTTCCGGACCTGCTGGTGGTGTGATCGGTGCCGCGAGGATAGCTGCTCGCGCTGGACTGTCAAAAATCATCGCCTTCGATATGGGAGGAACGTCGACCGATGTGTCATTGATCGACCTGGCTTCAGAGGACGCACGAACGACGAATGAATCGCACATCTCAGGCCTGCCGATTGCTGTCCCGATGCTCGACATCCATACTGTGGGCGCCGGGGGCGGGTCGATTGCCTATTTCGACGCCGGCGGTTTGCTGCACGTAGGTCCGGAATCTTCTGGCGCAGAACCTGGACCGATTTGCTATGGCAAAGGCGAGCGTCCCACAGTTACGGATGCGAATCTGCTGCTCGGGCGACTGGACGCCGCCAATTTTCTCGGCGGGTCACTGCAGCTGGATCAAGAGCGGACCCGGTATTGGACGAAGAAGGTTTCCGGGCCGCTGGGCTCGGTTGAGACTTTCGCTCTGGGAACGATTCGGCTTGCGGAAGCAGCAATGGAAAAGGCTATTCGTGTGATTTCAGTGGAGCGCGGTCATGACCCACGCGAGTTCACTCTTCTATCATTTGGCGGCGCGGGGCCGCTTCATGCGTGTGCGCTTGCGCGGTCGCTAGCCATCCCGCGTGTGCTGATCCCGCCAATGCCCGGGGCTCTTTCAGCATTGGGGATCCTGCTGGCCGACCACGTTCGCGATTTCTCGCGGACAATCATGATTCCTTACGATGAAGTCCTGATAAAAGCGTATTTCCTCGAACTGGAACAGCACGGACTTAAGGCGATGGCTCAGGAAGGTTTGGCGGGACGAGTGAGCAGGTCGATCGACTTACGCTATGTGGGCCAGGGATACGAAGTGAACGTGCCTGCGGGAGAAGCCGTGCCGGGTCGGTTTCACTCTTTGCATCGGAAGCGATACGGGTACGCGGATGAAACGCGCGCTATTGAGATTGTTAACCTTCGGGTCCGATTCATGGTAGAAGCTGAGCCATGGGAACCTCCGGCGCTGCCAATCAAGCCAGGGGATGGCAAAGAGGCGCGAATGAAGAAGACGAGCGTTTATTTTGGAGAAGAGCCGATGGAGGCGTGGGTGTATGTGCGCGATCTTCTGACGGCTGGGGACCGCTTCACGGGACCGGCCATCATTACCGAATACAGCGCAACGACGGTCATACCGCCCGCGGATTCTGTATTTGTGGATCAATTTGGCAACGTGATCATTGAGGTGGTACACGCGTGA
- a CDS encoding vWA domain-containing protein, whose protein sequence is MKRVRYTKYEGSLAGEMSMEDLLNALSDYLLDSGFQNPWMEFSDLDHTMDALRDALKRALESGELFDEKLQQQIDEMTAEGKLDELIEQLMQRMEQENYISVERPRDPSPTSSPSGQVGENEGQVRFEVTDKSLDFLGYKTLRDLLGSLGKSNYGRHDTRHWATGIEASGASRPYEFGDTLNLDTVATLTSAIAREGISLPLNMEYSDLHVHQCEYQSSCATVVMLDCSHSMILYGEDRFTPAKRVAMALSHLIRTQYPGDSLSLVLFHDSAEEMPVSQLARVKVGPFYTNTREGLRVAQRVLDRQKKDMKQIVMITDGKPSALTLPDGRIYKNAFGLDPLVVSETLEEVSHCKRSGIMINTFMLASDFGLVQFVQKVTQMCHGKAYFTTPHTLGEYLLMDYMQRKMKTIH, encoded by the coding sequence ATGAAGCGCGTCCGCTACACCAAGTATGAGGGCAGCCTGGCTGGAGAGATGAGCATGGAGGACCTGCTCAACGCACTCTCCGATTACCTGCTTGACTCCGGCTTCCAGAACCCGTGGATGGAATTCAGCGATCTTGACCACACCATGGATGCGCTGCGTGATGCGCTGAAGCGGGCGCTTGAATCAGGCGAATTATTCGATGAAAAATTGCAGCAGCAGATTGATGAGATGACCGCCGAGGGCAAGCTCGACGAGCTGATCGAGCAGCTCATGCAGCGCATGGAGCAGGAGAATTACATCTCCGTCGAGCGTCCGCGCGATCCGTCACCCACTTCATCTCCTTCTGGACAGGTTGGAGAGAACGAAGGCCAGGTACGATTCGAAGTCACCGACAAGAGCCTGGATTTCCTGGGCTATAAAACCTTGCGCGATCTGCTTGGCTCATTAGGCAAATCGAATTACGGACGCCACGACACCCGCCACTGGGCCACGGGTATCGAAGCCAGCGGAGCATCGCGTCCCTACGAATTTGGCGACACTTTGAACCTCGATACCGTGGCCACGCTGACCTCGGCCATCGCCCGCGAAGGCATCTCCCTGCCGCTCAACATGGAGTACAGCGACCTGCACGTTCACCAATGCGAGTACCAGAGTTCCTGCGCAACGGTGGTTATGCTCGATTGCTCGCACTCCATGATCCTCTATGGCGAAGATCGCTTCACTCCGGCAAAGCGCGTCGCCATGGCGCTCTCGCATCTCATCCGCACCCAATATCCGGGCGACTCACTCTCTCTTGTGCTTTTCCACGACTCAGCCGAGGAGATGCCTGTCTCGCAATTGGCCCGCGTGAAGGTTGGCCCCTTCTACACGAACACGCGCGAGGGTCTGCGCGTAGCCCAGCGTGTCCTCGATCGGCAGAAGAAAGACATGAAGCAGATCGTAATGATCACTGACGGCAAACCCTCAGCGCTCACGCTGCCCGACGGACGCATCTATAAGAACGCTTTCGGCCTCGACCCACTGGTCGTGAGCGAGACGCTCGAAGAAGTCTCTCACTGCAAGCGTTCCGGCATTATGATCAACACCTTTATGCTCGCGTCCGACTTTGGCTTAGTGCAATTCGTGCAAAAGGTTACTCAAATGTGTCACGGCAAAGCATACTTCACTACTCCGCACACGCTCGGCGAATACCTGCTGATGGACTACATGCAGCGAAAGATGAAGACAATTCACTGA
- a CDS encoding (2Fe-2S)-binding protein translates to MKRQWFSLVVNGEPRKLEAYPIERLLDVLRDGMGLAGTKEGCGEGECGACSVLINGELVNSCLVPIVQANGTDIVTIEGVADGNHLHPVQQAFLTCGGAQCGMCTPGMIVATTYLLKKYSKPTSEQIREGLNGNLCRCTGYMRIFQAVERAVELGK, encoded by the coding sequence ATGAAACGCCAGTGGTTTTCCTTAGTTGTGAATGGCGAGCCCAGGAAGTTAGAAGCTTATCCAATCGAACGGCTGCTTGACGTGTTGCGAGATGGAATGGGCCTTGCTGGCACGAAGGAGGGGTGTGGCGAGGGCGAATGCGGGGCCTGCAGTGTACTGATCAACGGTGAGTTGGTGAATAGCTGCCTCGTCCCGATTGTGCAAGCAAATGGAACTGACATCGTTACGATTGAAGGAGTGGCAGACGGGAACCATCTGCACCCTGTTCAGCAGGCATTCCTAACTTGTGGCGGCGCGCAGTGCGGCATGTGTACTCCCGGCATGATTGTTGCGACAACATATCTGTTGAAGAAATATTCGAAGCCCACTTCAGAGCAAATTCGTGAAGGACTCAACGGCAATCTCTGTCGTTGCACGGGCTATATGCGGATTTTTCAAGCGGTGGAAAGGGCCGTGGAGTTGGGCAAATGA
- a CDS encoding MFS transporter, giving the protein MSTISSTSASSSNHPLAWLQQASTMQRRVLLAASLGWMLDSMDVMLYALVVPSVKADLHLTSAGAGLIMSATLICAAIGGMLFGVFADRFGRTRALIASILVYCICTGLCGLVQTAVQLTVCRMLLGFGMGGEWAAGAALVAESWPDEHRAKALALMQSSWAIGYALGATIVALILPHFGWRAVFFAGLLPAAFAIWIRHKVSEPERWTNSLKTAGWMRSPAQIFRGRNGRLIAIATLVNAATLFAWWGLFFWVPSYLSLPIAQGGRGLSIVQTSTWTILMQVGTFLGYVSYGFLADRLGRKWVYIGYLFIAAIVVRLYAHATTPLELLWLGPMVGFWGTGYFSGFAVIASELFPTAIRATAMGFAYNTGRIVSAAAPLLVGKASDRNGMASALGITSISFLGAALLAILIPETRGKPLE; this is encoded by the coding sequence ATGAGTACCATCTCGTCCACTTCAGCGAGTTCGTCCAACCATCCTCTGGCTTGGCTCCAGCAGGCAAGCACGATGCAGCGCCGCGTACTGCTGGCTGCGTCACTAGGCTGGATGCTCGACAGCATGGACGTCATGCTCTATGCACTCGTCGTGCCCAGCGTAAAAGCAGACTTGCATCTCACTTCTGCTGGCGCCGGACTCATCATGTCGGCGACGCTCATCTGCGCGGCCATCGGTGGGATGCTCTTTGGTGTCTTCGCTGACCGTTTTGGACGTACCCGCGCGCTCATAGCCAGCATTCTTGTCTATTGCATCTGTACCGGACTTTGCGGACTTGTACAAACCGCGGTCCAGTTAACTGTCTGCCGTATGCTCCTGGGCTTTGGAATGGGAGGCGAATGGGCTGCGGGAGCCGCATTGGTGGCGGAAAGCTGGCCGGATGAGCATCGAGCGAAAGCCCTGGCACTCATGCAAAGCTCCTGGGCTATTGGTTATGCCCTCGGAGCAACCATTGTCGCCCTGATCTTGCCTCATTTCGGCTGGCGCGCCGTTTTCTTCGCTGGACTTCTACCGGCTGCCTTTGCCATCTGGATACGCCACAAGGTGAGCGAACCTGAACGCTGGACCAATTCCTTGAAAACAGCAGGCTGGATGAGATCGCCGGCACAAATCTTTCGCGGGCGGAACGGGCGCCTGATCGCAATTGCCACGCTCGTAAATGCCGCAACTCTCTTTGCCTGGTGGGGACTCTTCTTCTGGGTACCGTCCTATCTATCGCTACCCATAGCTCAAGGTGGCCGCGGACTCAGTATTGTCCAAACTTCAACCTGGACGATCCTCATGCAGGTTGGCACCTTCCTGGGCTACGTCAGTTATGGGTTCCTGGCCGACCGTTTGGGCCGCAAGTGGGTCTATATCGGATATTTGTTCATCGCAGCCATCGTGGTCCGGCTCTATGCGCACGCAACTACTCCGCTGGAGCTCCTCTGGCTGGGTCCCATGGTTGGATTCTGGGGAACGGGCTATTTCAGCGGCTTCGCCGTGATCGCAAGCGAACTCTTTCCCACGGCGATACGCGCTACCGCCATGGGCTTCGCCTATAACACCGGAAGGATTGTCAGCGCAGCCGCCCCGCTTCTTGTTGGAAAAGCATCGGACCGAAACGGAATGGCCTCGGCGCTGGGAATTACCTCGATCAGCTTTCTGGGAGCAGCGCTGCTCGCCATACTCATTCCCGAGACACGTGGTAAGCCCCTGGAATAA